The Gemmatimonadaceae bacterium DNA segment GCTGATCGGCGCCGTGATGGTGCCGATGTTGATGGAGCTGGGCGTCTCGCCCGACCTTACGCAGGCGGCGTACCGCGTCGGCGACTCGTCCACCAACATCATCACGCCGCTGCTGCCGTACTTCCCGCTCATCGTCGTGTTCTGCCGCCGCTACGTGAAGTCCAGCGGCATCGGCACCTTGGTCGCGATGATGCTGCCGTACTCCGTCACGCTGCTGGTGGTGTGGACGGCGTTCCTGATCGGGTTCTGGCTCTCGGGCTATCCGCTGGGGCTCGGCGCGAGCTATACCTACCCCTAGGCCTTGTGCGCCATTCCACCGCAGCGGATGGGTGAATTGCCGGACACCCCGGGCGAAGGCTGGGGTACACATTGGCAGAAGGACCGTCGCCGCTCGCGGCGGTCCTTCTGACCGATGCGGTCCTAGGAGGCGCCTATGTATTCCGACATTCTCGTTCCGCTTGACGGCTCCCCGCTCAGCGCACGTGCGCTGGCCTACGCCATTCCCGTGGCAGAACAGCACAACGCACGATTGCACCTGCTGCACGTCGCGGCACCGAGCACGCAGCCGTTCGTGCACATCGCGCGTCCGACGCGCGACCCGTCCGTGGACGAGGCCTGGCTTGCCGAGGATCGCAAGGCGGTGGAGCGCATCGCCAAGCGCGCGCGCAAACAGACGGCGGTGTCCATTGAGTTGGAGTTCCGCAGCGGACGCGCCGCGGCGGAGATTGCGGCATACGCGCGGGAGAACCGTATCGGGCTGATTGTGATGTGCACGCACGGCAAGGGTGGCTTCGAACGCCTCTGGCTCGGCAGCGTGACCGACGCCGTGCTGCGCGACCTGCCCGCGCCGCTGCTGCTGGTGCGGGGCGCCCGCGGCGTGAGTGCGCCGGAGCCAGGCGCAGCGCTGTTCCCTCGGGTGCTCGTGGCGCTCGACGGCTCGCCGAATGCCGAGCGTGCGCTCGACGCGGTGGCGGCGCTTGTGGGACAGACTCCCGTGTCACTAACCTTGCTGAGCGTCCTGAACCCAGTGATGGCGATGGGTGCCAAGAGCTTCCCTTCGCCCGCCGAACGGGACCTCTGCGCCGAGTACCTCGAGCCGCTGGCGCAGCGGCACCGGACGCCGGCGCGTTCCGTGGAGGTTGAGACGGCGGTGACGGCGAACGTGGGGCGGGGAATCGTGGCGCACGCTGCCAAGCACGACGCGTCCCTGATCGCGTTGGCGACGCAGGGGCTGAGCGGCGTGCAGCGCGCCGTGGTCGGGAGCGTGGCAGACAAGCTGATTCGCACTGCGCCGATGCCGGTGCTTGTCGTGCCGAGTGGAGCCGCGAGCAACTAACGTCGTTGGATGCGGTACTGCGCGCTGAGCTCTACGCCCGCAGGATCTTCTCCATCGGCCGTCCCTTGGCCAACTCGTCAACGAGCTTGTCCAACTGCCGGATCTTCTTCATCAGCGGATCCTCGACCTCCTCCACCCGGACGCCGCAGACTACGCCGGTGATCAACTTGCGCTTGGGATGCATCCGCGGCGCGCCGGCGAAGAACTCCTTGACGCTGGCGCCGGCGGCGAGCGCGCGGTCGAGGCCGGTCTGGTCGTAGCCGGTGAGCCAGCGGATGACCTCGTCGACTTCGTCCTTGCTGCGTCCCTTGCGCTCGGCCTTGTGCACGAGGTGCGGGTAGACGCCGGAGAACTTCATCGCGTAGATGCGGTGCGGGGGCATTGCGTCTCCTCGCCGGCGTGGCGGCTAGTGCCCGCCTTGGAACGTGTGCACCAGTCGGAACGCCGCGAACGACTGCTGCGTCCCCGCGCTGGCCGCGATGCCGATGCCGCCCTGCGCGGCCCAAGCGCCACGATGCCAATGCAGTTGCGGAATCAATCTAATGGTCGGGTTGTCGGTGCGCGGACTCTCCACGTTCACCTCCAGCCCGAGCGTGACCTTCGGCAACTCGGCGAAGAGCGTCGCGTTGCCAAGCCAGGCCCAGTACTCCTCACTGCGGTCGAGCAGGCCGGCGCCGTACTTGGCGCCCTGCAGGAACGACAGGCTCCACGTCGGCGTGAAGCGCAGCGCGCCCACGTATAGCAGGGAGATGTCGTAGCCGTCGTCGATGCCGGAACGCTCGCCGATGACCTGCGTGCCGTGGATGTAGCGGCCGGGCAGGGGCGTACCAAAGGTCAGCTGCGTCATCAGCTTCACCGCCTCCACGTGACCGCGGTCCATCGCGAGTTCGATCTCGAGACCGACGCCGTCAGCAACGATCCACTCCACTTCGGGATTCCAATAGAACTTGTCGCGACCGGACTTGAAGTCGTGCCTGACGAGGGCGTTGACCTCGACCTCGCCCTTGCGGGCGCCGAGCCCCCGGACGAGATCGAAGAGCAGGGGTTCGGGGACGTCTGGGTTGCGGTCGGTGGCCCGCTGGGCGGCGGCCGGAGCGGACAGCAGGGCGAGCGCGAACAACGTCGCGGTAGCGGCGAAAACGGGATGCACGATGTGGGGCGGTGGGGGCGCGGGAGCGAGATCTCGCGAACGCGAGAGAGATGATCTCCAATACCCCGAGTGTCGGCGCGGGGTTCGCGCCTGCCGCCAGGACACCCCCCACGGTGGACCGGAGAATCCCCTCCTTGCCGACCGCCCCCAGAGAGGCGAACCTTGCTAGACCTCCTCCCGAAGGAATGGCGCCGAATGGCTGCAACGGACGTCTCGGATCCGCGCTACTACCATAAGGTCGTGGACTGCCAGTGGGCCTGTCCGGCCCACACCAACGTCCCCGGCTATCTGCGTTTGATTGCGCAGGGCCGTTACGACGACTCGTACCTGCTGAACCGCGAGTCCAACGTTTTCCCCGGCATCCTCGGCCGCACCTGCGACCGCCCCTGCGAGCCGGCCTGCCGCCGCGGTCGCGTGGAGGAGAAGCCGGTCGCCATCTGCCGCCTGAAGCGCGTCGCGGCCGATCTCCGCGGCGACATCACCGACCGGCTTCCGAAAGCGCCAGCGAAGAAGAACGGCAAGCGCATCGCGATGGTCGGCGCGGGCCCGGCCTCGCTCACGGTCGCCAACGACCTGCTGCCGCTCGGCTACGACGTGACGATCTTCGAGAAGAACGCCCAGCCGGGCGGCCTGATGCGCATCAACATCCCGGCCTTCCGCCTGCCGGCGCAGGTGCTCGACGAAGAATGCGACTACGTGATCCGGATGGGCGCGACGATGCGCTACGACACGCCCATCGACAGCCTCAAGGAGCTCTTGGCGCAGGGCTATGACGCCGTCTTCGTCGGCAGCGGCGCGCCCAAGGGCAAGGAGCTCGACATCCCCGGACGCTGGGATGCGCCCGAGCAGATCCACATCGGCATCGAGTGGCTGGCCAACATCCACTTCGGGCACCTCAAGAGAATCGAGCCGCGGGTGCTCATCATCGGCGTCGGCAACACGGCGATGGACTGCTGCCGCACGGCCAAGCGCGTCGGTGCGACGGACGTGAAGGTCATCGCGCGGCGCGGACGCAAGCACTTCAAGGCCTCGCCTTGGGAACTCGAGGACGCCGAAGAGGAGCTGGTCGAGATCATCGAGAACCACGCGCCCAAGCGCTTTGTGTACGAGAGTGGCAAGCTCGTGGGGATGGAGTTCGAGCAGCTGGAGTGGAGCGTCGATTCCAACGGCCGCCAGGTGAGCACGGTGACGGGCACGGCGATCATTCCCTGCGACGCGGTGATCCTCGCGATCGGACAGGACAATGCGTTCCCGTGGATCGAGCGCGACATCGGCATCGAGTTCGACCCCAAGTGGGATATGCCGGTCGTGGACAAGGTCACGCACCAGAGCACGCGCTCCGGCGTCTTCTTCGGCGGCGATGCGGCCTGGGGCCCCGAGAACATCATCTGGGCCGTGGCGCACGGTCACGCCGCCGCCATCTCCATCCACAACCGCTGCCAGGGCATCCCCGTCACCGAGCGCCCGCCGGTGGGAATGACGCTGGTCTCGTCGAAGGTCGGGATGCATTCCTGGGCCTACGACAACGACTACGAAACGGCCAAGCGCGCCAAGATGACGCACGAGGACCTCACCAAACGCTTTGCCGATATCACGGTCGAGGTCGAACTCGGCTTCACGCCGGAGCAGACCGCAGCCGAAGTAGGCCGTTGCCTCAACTGCGACGTGCAGACGCACTTCACTGCGCCGCTG contains these protein-coding regions:
- a CDS encoding universal stress protein; translation: MYSDILVPLDGSPLSARALAYAIPVAEQHNARLHLLHVAAPSTQPFVHIARPTRDPSVDEAWLAEDRKAVERIAKRARKQTAVSIELEFRSGRAAAEIAAYARENRIGLIVMCTHGKGGFERLWLGSVTDAVLRDLPAPLLLVRGARGVSAPEPGAALFPRVLVALDGSPNAERALDAVAALVGQTPVSLTLLSVLNPVMAMGAKSFPSPAERDLCAEYLEPLAQRHRTPARSVEVETAVTANVGRGIVAHAAKHDASLIALATQGLSGVQRAVVGSVADKLIRTAPMPVLVVPSGAASN
- a CDS encoding DUF2200 domain-containing protein; this translates as MPPHRIYAMKFSGVYPHLVHKAERKGRSKDEVDEVIRWLTGYDQTGLDRALAAGASVKEFFAGAPRMHPKRKLITGVVCGVRVEEVEDPLMKKIRQLDKLVDELAKGRPMEKILRA
- a CDS encoding FAD-dependent oxidoreductase, with amino-acid sequence MAATDVSDPRYYHKVVDCQWACPAHTNVPGYLRLIAQGRYDDSYLLNRESNVFPGILGRTCDRPCEPACRRGRVEEKPVAICRLKRVAADLRGDITDRLPKAPAKKNGKRIAMVGAGPASLTVANDLLPLGYDVTIFEKNAQPGGLMRINIPAFRLPAQVLDEECDYVIRMGATMRYDTPIDSLKELLAQGYDAVFVGSGAPKGKELDIPGRWDAPEQIHIGIEWLANIHFGHLKRIEPRVLIIGVGNTAMDCCRTAKRVGATDVKVIARRGRKHFKASPWELEDAEEELVEIIENHAPKRFVYESGKLVGMEFEQLEWSVDSNGRQVSTVTGTAIIPCDAVILAIGQDNAFPWIERDIGIEFDPKWDMPVVDKVTHQSTRSGVFFGGDAAWGPENIIWAVAHGHAAAISIHNRCQGIPVTERPPVGMTLVSSKVGMHSWAYDNDYETAKRAKMTHEDLTKRFADITVEVELGFTPEQTAAEVGRCLNCDVQTHFTAPLCIECDACVDVCPTSCLTITTNGSSEAELRTRLSAPALNTTQDIYVSDALPQTKRVMVKDEDVCLHCGLCAERCPTAAWDMRTFDLKLAYAGMVAR